The sequence below is a genomic window from Lentimicrobiaceae bacterium.
TATGAAAGTTCACGCCAACAAGCAAGAGCCGGTCGAAAGCATAGAGGCAGGCGATATAGGCGTTGCAGTTGGTTTTAAAACTATCAGAACAGGTGATACACTTTGCGATGAAAAACATCCGGTTATTTTAGAATCAATCACATTCCCCGAACCGGTTGTAAGTATAGCCGTTGAGCCTAAAACTAAAGACGATGTTGATAAGTTGGATATAGCATTGGCAAAACTTGCCGAGGAAGATCCAACTTTTATTGTTAAGGTAAACGAAGAAACCGGACAAACCGTTATTTCGGGTATGGGCGAACTTCACCTTGATGTTTTGGTCGACAGATTGAAGAGAGAATTTAATATAGCAGTCAATAGCGGTAAACCGCAAGTTTCGTATCGCGAGGCTGTTACTAGAACCATACATCATAAAGAAGTTTACAAAAGACAAACAGGCGGCAAAGGAAAATTCGCTGATATTGAATTTGAAATGGGTCCCGTTGACGAAGGTTTTACTGGCTTGCAATTTATCAATGATGTTAAAGGTGGAAACATTCCTAAGGAATTTATACCAGCTATACAAAAAGGTTTCGAGTTAGCCATGAGAAATGGACCTGTTGCCGGATATGCTATGGAAAGTCTAAAAGTAAGACTGATAGACGGCTCATATCACACAGTTGATAGCGATTCTTTGGCTTTCGAAATATGTGCACGTATAGCCTTCAGAGAAGCAGCTAAAAAGGCAGAACCGGTATTGTTAGAACCCATTATGAAATTGGTTGTAATTTCACCCGACGATTATGTAGGTGATGTTACCGGCGACCTTAACAAACGTCGCTCCGTACTCGAAGGCGTTGATGCAAAAATCAAATACCAAGTTATTAGAGCAAGAGTTCCTTTGGCAGAAATGTTCGGATATATAACCAAATTAAGGTCTTTAACGTCAGGACGAGCTGCTGCCAGTATGGAGTTTTTAGAATATCAACAAGTTCCGGAATTTCTTTCCGAAGATTTAATAAAAAAATTAAAAGGTTATTAATTAATCGTTAACATAAAAATAAAAAGTAGTGAATCAAAGGATTAGAATAAAATTAAAGTCATACGATCATAACTTAGTCGACAAATCGGCTGAAAAAATCGTAAAAACCGTAAAAGTAACCGGTGCAGTTGTTAATGGTCCTATACCATTACCAACACATAAAAAAATATACACTGTGTTACGCTCTACATTCGTTAACAAGAAGTCGCGCGAACAATTCGAGCTATCTTCACACAAACGTTTGTTAGATATATACAGTTCTACATCACAAACAATCGACGCTTTGATGAAGTTAGAATTACCAAGCGGTGTTGAAGTTGAAATTAAGATTTAATTCGATAAAAAAATACATTAACATAATATCTCGATATAATGTCAGGAATTATTGGAAAAAAAATAGGAATGACCAGTTTATTTGATGCCGAGGGTAGAAATATCCCTTGCACCATAATAGAAGCAGGTCCGTGTTATGTAACACAAATTAAGACAAAAGAAACCGATGGGTACGAGGCAATTCAGTTATCATTCGACGAAAAAGACGAAAAGCGTTCTAATAAGCCTGAAATCGGACACTTTAAAAAAGCAGGTACTACACCCAAAAAGTTTGTAGCCGAATTTACACGTTTTAAAGGTTCAGAAAGGAAAGCATTTGGCGAAGTTATTAAAGCCGATATTTTTGTTGAAGGAGAATATATTGATGTTGTTGGCATTTCCAAAGGTAAAGGTTTCCAAGGAGTTGTTAAACGTCATGGATATTCGGGTGTTGGAGAGCAATCGCACGGACAGCACAATCGTTTGCGTTCACCAGGATCAATAGGAGCTTCATCCTACCCGGGCAGAGTATTCAAAGGTAAACGAATGGCTGGTCAAATGGGAAATAAAAGAGTTAAAATGATTAACTTAGAAATAGTAAAAGTTGTTCCGGAAGAAAACTTAGTTATTGTTAAAGGTTCAGTACCCGGAGCTAATGGTTCATACGTAATTTTAGAAAGATGGAACTAGCAGTATATAATATTAAAGGAGAAGAAACAGGCAGAAAGCTCAAACTTAACGAGCAGGTATTCAGCATTGAGCCTAACGACCATGCTATTTATTTGGATGTAAAACAATACATGGCAAATTTAAGACAAGGTACACACTCAACGCTTGAAGTTTCGACAATTAGTGGAAGTACCAGAAAACTTAAACGTCAAAAAGGTACAGGTGGAGCCAGAGCAGGTAGCATTAAGTCTCCTATTTTCAGAGGCGGTGCTCGCACATTCGGACCACAACCTAGAGTTTATAACTTTAAGCTGAATAAAAAACTTAAAAAGATTGCTCGTTTGTCGGCATTGTCGTACAAAATGAAAGAAGGTTCAATTAAAATTGTAGAAGATTTTACATTAGAAACCCCAAAAACAAAAGCATATCTTGATATTTTAAAATCATTGCAAGTTGATAATAGAAAATCATTGATGGTTCTGCCTCAAAAAGATGAAAACGTAGTATTATCATCACGCAATATTCAGAATGCAAGAGTTATGAGAGCTTCTGATATTAATACCTACGAAATTTTAAGAGCTAAATATTTAGTATTAACCGAATCGTCGGTTAAGCAAATAGAACAAGCTTACGATACAAACAACGACCAAAATTAATCAGACATGAGTATTATAATTAAACCAGTTATAACTGAAAAGATGACAGTTCAAGGCGAAAAGCTTGAAAAATATGGTTTTATTGTCGATAAAAGGGCAAATAAAATCCAGATTAAAAAAGCTGTAGAAGAACTTTACGGGGTTCAGGTAACCAACGTAAACACCATGAACTTTTCGGGGAAATCTAAATCCAGATATACAAAATCTGGCTTTATTTCAGGTCGTACAAACGCATACAAAAAAGCGATTGTGTCGATAGCCGAAGGAGAAATAATTGATTTTTTTAGCAACATTTAAAAGTATTTTAAGAGAAAATGGCACTTAAAAAATATAAACCCACAACACCAGGACAACGCTTCAAAGTTATCAGCAA
It includes:
- the rpsJ gene encoding 30S ribosomal protein S10 — its product is MNQRIRIKLKSYDHNLVDKSAEKIVKTVKVTGAVVNGPIPLPTHKKIYTVLRSTFVNKKSREQFELSSHKRLLDIYSSTSQTIDALMKLELPSGVEVEIKI
- the rplC gene encoding 50S ribosomal protein L3; its protein translation is MSGIIGKKIGMTSLFDAEGRNIPCTIIEAGPCYVTQIKTKETDGYEAIQLSFDEKDEKRSNKPEIGHFKKAGTTPKKFVAEFTRFKGSERKAFGEVIKADIFVEGEYIDVVGISKGKGFQGVVKRHGYSGVGEQSHGQHNRLRSPGSIGASSYPGRVFKGKRMAGQMGNKRVKMINLEIVKVVPEENLVIVKGSVPGANGSYVILERWN
- the rplD gene encoding 50S ribosomal protein L4; amino-acid sequence: MELAVYNIKGEETGRKLKLNEQVFSIEPNDHAIYLDVKQYMANLRQGTHSTLEVSTISGSTRKLKRQKGTGGARAGSIKSPIFRGGARTFGPQPRVYNFKLNKKLKKIARLSALSYKMKEGSIKIVEDFTLETPKTKAYLDILKSLQVDNRKSLMVLPQKDENVVLSSRNIQNARVMRASDINTYEILRAKYLVLTESSVKQIEQAYDTNNDQN
- the rplW gene encoding 50S ribosomal protein L23, whose protein sequence is MSIIIKPVITEKMTVQGEKLEKYGFIVDKRANKIQIKKAVEELYGVQVTNVNTMNFSGKSKSRYTKSGFISGRTNAYKKAIVSIAEGEIIDFFSNI